The DNA sequence cattattgaaatacaaatattgaatattttttaacaatttgttatttaagTGTATTTACAATAATCTTGGTTAAATATTAGACGTCCTGTTTACAGTCCtatgatataaattaaactctgttttcaTGTTACGAAATAGACATTAAATGAATTATGTTGTTTAATTTGTACACTACACAATCcgtataaaaacataaacattatacatacatacagttatttacatacattgCTCGCGGACATCGGAAGTGGTGGCGAAAAAATCCtgtaacaaatttcatcaaaatccatTGTGTTATGAAAACGTTGCGGATAAAAGaaggatttttttcattttctaatcTCGGCTGGTAACGATTGAGGTTTGAAGAAGGAATATACCTAGTAATCGATAGTTCCAATCGTACCTACAGAACATTTGCTATTTGACAACAATTGGATAGCTAACCATTACGTATAAATGTCGACAAGTTAACATAAAGCTCAGGAAGAAATGAGTAAGGAACGGGAATGATAAGGAGAGAGAAGAATGTTAAGGACTCTTATTAAATACTCCTTGCTATATATACCCACTGTATAAATAATCTGTAATAAAAATCCAGTTTGTTTTACGTTAACTTGTTCTGGGCTAGTTTAAAAGGCTTTCATGAATGTATCTCGAAGATCTGGGCATCTGGTCCAAGATCGTTCTTTAGGTACCTACCAGCTACCTAAGGAAATGAATTATAGTAATATACCTACTGTTGATCTACACTAATATACAGTAACGTTACCGAGATAACCGCTATGTTCCTTTTTCTGTTGAAGCGTTCCTTGATCTGGTTTGCTGTAGGTTTTGGTAGATAAGGCCCATTGTGATAATACCTATGGTGGTCTAGCCAGAAAAACTGCcaaactttaatttaaagatatttttaattcttggtATTAGCAGTAACAGTATTAATTTGATGTAGGTAATAGAGTCAGCCCAGCGAAAATAGGAAATGCTAGCAACATTtccatcattaaaataaaaaaataagaagaccgATGAAAGCCGTCACTTGTAATGTTTATAAAGATATACTCTTTGCTGTCACGTTTAGTgcgcataatttattttgtataatttatacaactattttataattgtttaactGTGTTTATATGCAACATATTAACAAAAGAGTACGTaagattacttatttttatcttcatttacttacattttgtaattttcatgttatttgtAAACAGCAGATTTCTACcgaataaaaatgaagaaatttaaacatacaaatacactaTACTATTGGACGGTACTAAAATAACTTGTTAAATGAGGCGCCAAAGCTGaattatcaataaatcaatcaatttagccTATCCTAACATACTCACAATTGTTGACATGCTGCTTGCCCGCGGGACCGCTCGTTACAAATCGAATATCTCGGGAACATACAATCGAGATAAAGAACAAGCCAATTCCGACTTTAAACTATCTGgatacaaagtttcgtctaaatcgtTTAGTGGTTATATGGGGacagagaaacaaacatccatacatacaaacttttttgtGCATAATATCAGTAGGATTACATGGCTTCTTTGCTTTTTAGTGAGTGCAGCACCTCCTCCTCCCCCGAAACCACAAAGAATAGCAAGGTGGTACTTCGGCGGCCTCTCAGCAGCTGGAGCAGCATGTTTCACTCATCCATTGGATTTGTTGAAAGTCCAGATGCAGACTCAAAAAGGGAAGAATGTGTCAATAGTTTATGTTATCAGAAGAGTGCTCAGAAATcgaggtatttatttattattcaacaatCAGAATTGGtttctatttaatataatatcgtaatttaactttatattattatcaaaagcACGTACAGtcctgacaaccagtctaacccaggggtatcgtgttgcccaggtaactgggttgaggaggtcagataggcagtcgcagTACTCAGCTGATTCCGGTTAGACTGGCAGCCGACCCGTACAGTTCTGTGTTTCTCATGGTACACGAAATAATATGTGACGATGTACCTAATGTTGGCAAAATGTATGTTGAACAGTAACTCCTCCGCGTTCGTTAAGTGCGTGTACGCGcgtttatatttaagttaccCTGACGCATATCCTGGAAAACTCACCGCTAGGCTGAACCTGCCGTCAATCTGAGTCATGTTGGAGTGGCCACACGGAAATCTAACGCACAGACCGACCCTGGGGCCCACTGGTTATGGCTATATTAGTTAGTGTAAGTACCTCTGTTGAATTGGTCGAGCAATTGGAGATTGCCATCACTCTACGGTCGAAGTGATGTACACGTTGTTAAACTGCCCAGCATGGTTGCTAAAATGACTGGCGGACTGGCCATGGCGCTCTCACTTCTGGCGCTAGGTAAGCCGCGGTCGACTATTGTTTAGCGGACGGTTAAGAAAGTAGTAAAACGGGAGCCTAATACATGAGCGACATACCTTTGCGCCATAAACTTGATAGATGTCTCTGCCTATATTGACATAGTGACTTGCGACCACCGATAGAGGGCTGAGCTCATTACACCCATCTTTAGAGAATGAGTCTTGCAGGAATAACTTGCCCCTTGCCCTTAAGGTAGGTGTCAGcctgaaaaacgaaaaaaagtaGAAATGTAATATGGGGTTGAATATTGCGAGCTTTGTGGGCTGCGTGCGAGCGTATTTAGGGAGCGACTTTTGGCCTATATTGAATATTTGgtttatattgaaaatagtCGCGCCTGACTTATTACTATGGAATGTTTTACACTTGTCCGAAAATAATAGCATGTTATGTATATACCGTATCTATTATTAGTACATCTCCTAGTATTAATCTTTTGGTTGTGAAATGTATTATGATTTCAGGCATTATGGGACTCTACAATGGAATATCAGCTTCCCTGTTAAGACAGTTAACTTATTCCACATGTAGGTTTGCAATATACGAAGGTGCCAAAGAACGACTAACACCAAAAGATGTACGTATTTATCATTTTGATAGGTTAAAATTTAACTACTTACTTCTACTACAGGCCATGAGGTGCAGCCTTGCGACCGACACACGGACAGAACCCTCAAagtgggtttaaaaaaaatatatacaagaAACTAaagtgaattttaatatttatcgctgccaaaacaatatttcaaggCTGGTCTGTAATTCTGGTACTAATAAtagtactaataatataatggCTTTTCATGTTTCAGGGCAGTCAAATACCATTTTACATGTCAACAATCATAGCAGGAATCGGTGGATTTGCAGGAGGATTTGTCGGCAACCCTGGTGATTTAGTGAATGTGAGGATGCAGAATGATGTTAAACTTCCCCCGGAACAAAGAAGAAAGTATGTATACTATAAGCATAATAATGTCATTCTTGAAACAAATACTACCGGTggtaacaagataaaataacaaattgaaacTCCTGACAGTTAAAGGTTCCACTCCCCATAACTTTCAAATGGCTCGAACAATTTTTATCTAACTTGTCCAAAAATGCTtactcatattataattatgttccCCTTTATTACCGaacaaactaaattgtaatTGCTCAATCCGTTTGGGAGCCATTGTTATGATGCCACTGAGGACAGACACGCCGAACCTGAACATAGTGGCTGCTAagttcgtttaaaaaaaaatggcataaGGGATAACTGTTAaaagccaaataaataaaaagtttaattacatTCAAAACCTAGATTTAGTTTGATTTTCATTCCGTCACTGTTGTTATTCTTGATAACCTATTCTTCATAGCAGCCACTATGTTCTGCTTCCGGAAAAGTTTCGTGATAAGCCAATAGCCGcttcttcaaaatcagtgataacttttttttgttgccAATCGAGTTGTGCATTAGCATAAAAAAGTTGTGTAATATGCTTCTTTGTTAAACAGTGCGTATACTAAAggaataatatttgttgtggCCTCGGTGCTACCTAAATCCCCGTTTCTAGTATACAGTGTTAAAGGCTTCGGACAACTTTTAAAAGTTCCGTCGCTAAAATAACTTGCTACGCTTTTGAAGAGATGTTTTGCTTCATTTGAGCAAAACACTGAAATTTGTAGGCCATCGTCTGAGTCCTTATAATCGACCAATAAAAAATCCTTGAAAGACGCTGGAACTTCCACTTCTGACGATTGCTTAAAACACATCTTGCATactgcttatatttattttatttatttgcctgTAAATTGACGATTTTATCCCTTaatatttataggaataaaccttattattaacaatttatgtgTATGACTGAAAATATGTGTGTCAGCAGTTCCGCGGAACTAGTGGGAAAAAAACTTCTCAGTAGTTCCGTCACGGAACTGCACCACGGAACTATTGGGAATAAACCGTGGTGTAGTTCTCTAAGTTTATATTAACTCCTGCCTATTTAATTCTAGCTACAAACATGCGCTCCACGGAGTGTACAAGGTAGCGACAACTGAAGGCATCACAAAGCTTTGGGCAGGAGCCTCCATGAACTGCAGTCGTTCTGCTCTCATGACTATAGGACAAATCGCCTtctattataagtttaaattattacttctCTCGACTCCATACTTCAAAGACAATGTTGGGACGCACGTCTGGGCTAGTATATTAGCGGTAAGTGCCAAATATTCCCTTAtacaataattatcataatcaaCTTCATTGTTCTGCTTTGGTTAAGCTATTGAGAGAGTTTTCGGGGCTTTCCTGAAGCTCTGTGGTTTGTGGGTTATATATGTATCTCACCAAGCACATCGTCGCTGATCTGTGTTTTTAGGATTCATTCATTACACGCTTCCGATTAAATTCAtgattttgtgaatatttttcgcGACGTTTTTGGATTTgttgtcttttttttgtttccgcAATATGGTTATGATCATACTATAAGCAATGGAACATTGGAAATACATACGCGAGTTGTACAATGCTGTGGAGGTAATATCTACCTAACTGAATTTTGCGAGCAAAAATGCGTTATTTCGTCAATTATATTGAACAAGTTTGTTGATATGCGAATTTTTGCATCTACGTACCTCCCAACCTGTGTATTAAAGCGAGGATAGCATCGTCAAATACTCCCTGACTGGAATGTCTAGCGTGACGGCAATTTAAAGTAATGCAATTGTTTCCATACGTACAAATACATCGACATGTACGTCATTTCCTTGGGATTTTAGAACATAATTCATAATCTATTCTGCAGGGTGGAGTCGCAACAACTCTGACTCAACCGGTAGATGTTCTCAAAACCCGAGTGATGAACGCGAAGCCCGGTGAAATAAAGTCCCTTCCGAGTCTCATACTCAACACAGCTAGGGAAGGCCCTCTGGCATTCTTCAAAGGATATTTCCCAGCATTTGTTAGGCTGGCTCCTCACACAATCCTGACGTTTGTATTCTACGAACAACTCCGAATGCGTTTCGGACTAATCAAGTTGACAAAGGAGGTCGAATATATAAGACATTAGCCTCGTTCATGGAAGTTGGCTATTGAAATGATTTGAACCTGGTTATTGGAACCGATGGTTTACAATAACGGTTTGGTAGTACCTGGCTTACTATGCATAAGTCAGGGTAGGCTTaacatttattcataattttatcaaacGACCTATgaattgtttatatattttttgatagatAAGAATATTTGTCTATTTCCATAAACGGTGTGCAGAAGCATAACTTCGTGGTACCGGTAAAGGTGCCATTTACCGGTCAGgcaaaaaacttttgttttcgcGAATTAGTAAAACGGTTTTAACCAAGGAGAAGAACCAAGAGAGTATTAATGTGattcaattattgtataaaattatcttttgcATAGCCAGTCTCACCGTTATATACCCACCAATAGGACCTGAGTTCTAATAAGTAGAGAACTGTTTAGGACCTCTTATGCGTAGTGCAAGATAATTATGCAAGTGACGTATAATTAGGCTTAATAGCTTTGATACCATTGTAATTAAAGGTGTATGGGGAGAAAAGTTTGAGTTAGAACCGACTTAATGGTTCGCGATATATTAATTCGAAGGACATCGTTGGTACACATTTCTAATTTTTGTGACGATTCTGCAATTCTGGAATTGCAATGGATTTGCCGAAAGGATATTAAGACCAGTGTCACTTGTCAAAGTGCCtagaaataatgtttaagtttgtatcataatatatgtatatgaaatagCAGGTATTTCtagaaaatacataagtatgttatATTGTTGTTACTATGgctcaaaaaaaatactaagtggtacaaaaaatatagtcaCTGGTACAAACGGTAAAAAGCATTTGCCTTGTAGACGTTTTTGAAAACGTGAAAATAGCAAGTGATATACATGTTCTATTGTTTGTATCCGATTGTACCGAGGTAAAAATGAAGAGCTCCGAGTGACAAGTGACTTGCCTAGTCTCTAAATCGTTCAAAGATATATGTTGTACATAGACAATTAGTACAAGCATTGATAAAACTAACCATAAAAGCCAGTAAAACCGTTCTACCGAATTACAAAAAGGGTCTGCAACGGTAAAAACGTATGGTAAATGATCGCTGCACAGGTGCAAATATGTACAACCAAACAACAACCGAACATGCCTATTCGAAACCGTTTTTCTATGTAAAATAGCGCGTAATACCGAGCAATACATGTCTTATCGTTTGCTAACTTACAAAGTATGCGGTACAAACAATATACTCAATACGagtacaatttatacaaaaccgCATCTAAATCATGTTCGTTATTTTTACGCTAAAATATCAAGAGGCTGTTAATTCAATGTTCTATCGTTGGTTAGACGCCAGGAAACAAGACAACAAGtgatcaaaaaagttttatcgtTACAAAAGATGTCCTTCGATTTTAAATCcgtgttatttttatacctttaaATGGGTTTGTTTTTTTCCCACATTAAAGTAGACATGCTCCTATTACAATCGAATAAACGCTATCAAGTTCAATTATCGCGCATTTGGTTGCTAGCTTCTCAGAGGCGTCAAGCAGTTCACAACAGGCGATGTAGAAGGTTTTTTTCAATGAGCATCATGACTTAAACCCACTGAAAGTTCTATTTGTCTCATACTAAAAGTTCCTTTGTTTGTAACGGACTGCAAGTCAACATGGGTCACATTAATGGTGGATATTTAGATCAAatttcacacatttttattcattctcCTTTGTTACTtgataatgaaaatgtattgtttaatttgataaatgtttaACATGGAATACTAAGTCTGGGAAgtctttaaataatacaaaatacaccATAATATTCCTTGCTATGTATAATGTTGATGTGccgaaatattttgaaataattaaacctTTGCAAACTGCGTAATCCTAtagattaaattccataataaATATctctttacaaattatttttgaaagttttttttgggatgcatgtatttttgtatgaatattttctgTAACTAATTCTTTTAAACAGTAccaacaatttatataaatcttaCTGAAGTAATGTTTACAATgatttcagtaaaataaataaaacttgtcgCTACGAAATAGacattagaattaattatattatttaaatatttttatctttacttttatttaactgtttacataattacaatttGTATTAATCTTACTTCAATAATGTTTACAATggtttcagtaaaataaaacttgattttaCGAAATAGAcattagaattaattatgttgttttatttgtagacatattctataaaaaataccatATCAATAATGTTGATCAAACACTTGGGGTGGTACAAGTAAATTCTTGGTTCCTTCCTATATTAATCTGTTTTGCAGACGACAGTGCGTTTGATTGACCAGAAATCAGAATCATGTAGACTAACTGACCAAAGATCGCACAAAGATAAAGATGGAATTAAATCTCGATCGCGTCTCCGCTAGCTACGATaccttttactttatttaatctaattttaCTCGGGAtcacttttatatatttctgtataATTAGTAATATAACATATTATGAACAACATTAATACTCTATATTTTAAACACTTATTAGCTGCAAAGAAACATCTAATTCTGCAAGAAAGAATGTTGCAACGGAAATGCAAACAAGGAATGGCGTAGCATGGCGTAGTATGTGGCGTAGCATAGCTGCTACGAAAGGTACTTTTCGCGCCATCTATGGAAACCTCAGCTTAACTGCTAGGGAAATGCTATTTTCAGGTTTGGTGGGTTAACATGGTTCTTGGTATGAAAGATAGTTCTTTTCGTAGATGTAGATGGCGTTGGCAGCTTTATTCCAAGAATAGCTGATTTCGTTAAGGCGGAAAAGTTGTGTGGTAACCAGTTTATGTTGTAGTAGCTCTTGcgtatatctttaaaaatatttaaagaatagtATTTGtcatgaaatttttaaaaatggCCATCTAGGTAACTTTTTGCTACATTTAGGTATCTCTCTCATCTTTAATTTAGTTGTAAACGAtgtgatagaaaaaaataatatcttatttgtcaaaattgcataacatattatatttttatctgaaacAATCATCAATATAATAACGATCATAATGCTTATCTCAAAAAAACCACCAAAACTTCATTAAACTAATCTAACCAAAACAGAATACTCACACATGACCCACATCAAAAACGAAACTTAATAGAGAATCAAAGgacaaaagttaatttataatttagcCTCTAgcctataatttatatttcagcgAGGTTACAAATCACTTGAGATAAGGTGGTGGCTGTGCAGTGGTCCGTCGTATGACTAATGTCCCCAATTAACTGGGATCGGGTCGCACTGTGTTTGCTTTCACACCTCCTCGAATTAAACAAATGTAGAGTCGCCGATGCAATTGAATTTTATATAGACTGTTTTTTGTAATTGTGGGTGgactattttgtatattttgatttatgtagTGTGATATGAgatcagggaccggacaaccccactttagagttaagccgtttgacagggtaacccgtacacggggtaactcatatcgcagtgttaccttttgttcgagttacatcctcgaaacccagcgaaatggttaacaccttcattatggtaactacgtgaaggggttaaccccttcaataacttaaccctttgaagtggttaccttcacgaaaggcttttattcgtgttaccctgaattacccactaaacttgagctgcatacttgcaccctagcggcccctcattgctttactaagactacagctgattttcttctatcgccgacgcgtcgcgccgcgactcgcgcctctcggacaaactacctacgcgcgaaacgtcatataggtaactagctgttgcccgcgacttcgtccgcgtggtacgaagatataagttaggaatttttgaacgaaagccctcgaagatttatatttttccccgtatttgccacattttccattaaatcttcgctcctattagttgcagcgtaattttatatacctagcctaaaaccttcctcgattattggtctattgaacacaaaatgagatcaaattttttagatgaaattatttataataattaaaaaaaaaatcgaatacaagttttttttcattttttgcattttctgagaagatttgacgggtgaatttattactattattattactagcctggaatgtcccactgctgggcaaaagcctcgattgaaaattagagtgtttttttatattaattcaaaataaggtgaaaaaataaatatttttaatcaaataaattacagcgtatttgggacacaaaaaagtaagttttcaccaaatttcgttacaaaaataattttttgtaaaagataaaaataaaaaaccacaatcttggttttttag is a window from the Trichoplusia ni isolate ovarian cell line Hi5 chromosome 3, tn1, whole genome shotgun sequence genome containing:
- the LOC113508726 gene encoding mitochondrial dicarboxylate carrier-like, with amino-acid sequence MMSAAPPPPPKPQRIARWYFGGLSAAGAACFTHPLDLLKVQMQTQKGKNVSIVYVIRRVLRNRGIMGLYNGISASLLRQLTYSTCRFAIYEGAKERLTPKDGSQIPFYMSTIIAGIGGFAGGFVGNPGDLVNVRMQNDVKLPPEQRRNYKHALHGVYKVATTEGITKLWAGASMNCSRSALMTIGQIAFYYKFKLLLLSTPYFKDNVGTHVWASILAGGVATTLTQPVDVLKTRVMNAKPGEIKSLPSLILNTAREGPLAFFKGYFPAFVRLAPHTILTFVFYEQLRMRFGLIKLTKEVEYIRH